In Methanomicrobium antiquum, one DNA window encodes the following:
- the uvrB gene encoding excinuclease ABC subunit UvrB — protein sequence MQNITGFDLVSDFKPKGSQPDAIKKLTDGFNKGYKSQTLLGVTGSGKTFTIANVIQNTQKPTLVLAHNKTLAAQLYNEFKDFFPNNRVEYFVSYYDYYQPESYIPSKDQYIEKDAQINPKIEQMRLSATASLLSREDVIVVASVSAIYGLGNPENFENMGFEINVGEKIKRTDILKNLVDILFERNDLELMPGRFRVKGDTIDFIPGYFNNIIRIETFGDEIEKILEIDKLTGEKIESKDYFFVYPARHYVIPDDDKTDAIAKIKTELEERLKELGPFEAHRLRQRTLFDIEMIEETGSCKGIENYSRFFDHRKKGEKPFCLLDYFPDDFLLVVDESHQTLPQVRGMYNGDRSRKEPLVNFGFRLPSAFDNRPLVFEEFEEYMHNVIFVSATPGIYEKEHSESFVEQIIRPTGLVDPEVFVRPVEGQTQDVLNEIKKTIKNKNRVLITTLTKKLAEELTEFLAEKNIKTRYLHSDIETIERTEIIRQLRLGKFDCLVGINLLREGLDIPEVGFIGILDADKEGFLRDAKSLIQIIGRAARNAESYVVLYADNMTDSMKSAIAETKRRREIQIEFNKKHGIHPKTIIKPIKEKEADLTDIKHLPKKEIPNLLIELESEMQMAANSLEFERAIKLRDQIKKIRAGSSL from the coding sequence ATGCAAAATATTACCGGATTTGATCTTGTAAGTGACTTTAAACCTAAAGGTTCACAACCGGATGCAATAAAAAAATTAACCGATGGCTTTAATAAAGGCTATAAATCTCAGACTCTTTTGGGAGTTACAGGCTCGGGAAAGACTTTTACAATCGCAAATGTAATTCAGAACACTCAAAAACCCACACTTGTTCTCGCGCATAATAAAACACTTGCCGCACAGCTTTATAATGAATTTAAAGACTTTTTTCCAAATAACCGGGTTGAATATTTTGTATCATACTATGATTACTATCAGCCTGAATCATATATTCCTTCAAAAGATCAGTATATTGAAAAAGATGCCCAGATTAATCCTAAAATTGAACAGATGCGACTTTCTGCAACAGCCTCTCTTCTCTCAAGAGAAGATGTTATTGTTGTGGCGTCTGTTTCAGCAATATATGGTCTTGGAAACCCTGAAAATTTTGAAAATATGGGCTTTGAGATTAATGTCGGCGAGAAAATCAAAAGAACCGATATTTTGAAAAATCTTGTGGATATTTTATTCGAGAGAAATGATCTTGAACTAATGCCTGGAAGATTCCGGGTAAAAGGAGATACTATTGATTTCATCCCGGGATATTTTAACAACATAATCCGCATTGAAACTTTTGGTGATGAAATAGAAAAAATTCTGGAGATTGATAAGCTTACAGGAGAAAAAATCGAATCTAAGGATTATTTCTTTGTTTATCCGGCAAGACATTATGTAATTCCAGATGATGACAAAACAGATGCAATAGCAAAGATAAAAACAGAGCTTGAGGAAAGATTAAAAGAACTTGGACCATTTGAGGCACACAGACTTCGTCAAAGGACTCTTTTTGATATTGAAATGATAGAGGAGACAGGTTCATGCAAGGGAATTGAAAACTATTCACGTTTTTTTGATCACCGGAAAAAAGGTGAAAAGCCCTTTTGTCTTCTGGATTATTTCCCTGATGATTTTTTGCTTGTCGTTGATGAAAGTCATCAGACTCTTCCTCAGGTCAGAGGCATGTATAATGGTGATCGTTCAAGAAAAGAGCCGCTTGTCAATTTTGGATTCAGATTGCCTTCTGCATTTGATAACCGCCCCCTTGTCTTTGAGGAATTTGAAGAATATATGCATAATGTAATATTTGTCTCTGCAACACCTGGCATTTATGAAAAAGAACATTCAGAAAGCTTTGTTGAGCAAATAATTCGTCCCACAGGCCTTGTAGATCCAGAAGTTTTCGTACGTCCTGTTGAAGGGCAGACTCAGGATGTTTTAAATGAGATAAAAAAGACAATCAAAAATAAAAACCGTGTTTTAATTACTACTCTGACAAAGAAACTTGCTGAGGAGTTAACGGAATTTTTAGCTGAAAAAAATATCAAAACAAGATACCTCCATTCAGATATTGAAACAATAGAAAGGACAGAGATTATAAGACAACTTCGCCTAGGCAAATTTGACTGTCTTGTCGGAATCAATCTTTTAAGAGAAGGTCTTGATATTCCTGAAGTTGGTTTTATTGGGATACTTGATGCAGACAAGGAAGGATTTTTGCGGGATGCAAAAAGTCTCATTCAGATTATCGGCAGGGCAGCAAGAAATGCAGAATCCTATGTGGTTTTATATGCCGATAATATGACTGATTCGATGAAATCAGCCATTGCTGAGACAAAAAGACGACGTGAGATACAAATAGAATTCAATAAAAAACACGGAATACATCCAAAAACAATTATTAAACCAATAAAAGAAAAAGAGGCAGATCTTACAGACATAAAACACCTGCCAAAAAAAGAGATCCCAAATCTTTTAATTGAACTTGAATCAGAGATGCAGATGGCAGCTAATTCACTTGAATTTGAAAGGGCGATTAAATTAAGAGACCAGATAAAAAAGATAAGGGCTGGTAGTAGTCTCTGA
- the uvrA gene encoding excinuclease ABC subunit UvrA, whose translation MDTIKIRGAREHNLKNISLELPRDRLIVITGVSGSGKSTLAFDTIYAEGQRRYVESLSAYARQFLGLMNKPDVDSIDGLSPAISIEQKTTSKNPRSTVGTVTEIYDYLRLLYARIGLPFCPKHNIVIESRSPEKISDSIESDFSESVTILSPVIRQKKGTYQHVLRSLNNQGYTRARVDGNIVRTDEEIDLKRYVKHDIDIVIDRLNPSEDRFRLVEAVESAVNNSEGLVIALSESGFEKSYSSKMACPVCGFSYDELQPRMFSFNSPFGACPECNGLGIKMEFDPDLIIPDKTKSLSEGAVATYRNFLDGYRVQYLAAVAKHYGFDIFTPVKNLTKNQYKALMYGSDDTIKFNMSMKGGETSWSHNGKWEGLLPQASRLYCQTKSEYRKKELEKFMRVSPCQKCSGKRLSDKALSVKIADKSIIDITDLSISSCLSFFQNIELNEKDAEIAKQVLKEIKSRLKFLEEVGLGYLTLSRNSGTLSGGEAQRIRLATQIGSNLMGVLYVLDEPSIGLHQRDNHKLIETLQKLRDLGNTLVVVEHDEDTIRKADYVVDIGPGAGVHGGYIVSIGTPDEIEKDPSSITGMYMSGKEKINVPTKRRISESFIHIKGCSENNLKSIDADIPLGVFTAVTGVSGSGKSTLIYDTLYRALMKEVNKSQTESGKFEELSFDNPVDKVIVIDQSPIGRTPRSNPATYTKVFDDIRNIFAETKEAKIRGYKPGRFSFNVKGGRCEACSGDGLIKIEMNFLPDVYVECEECKGKRYNAETLEVKYKGKSIADVLDMTVEEAYEIFQNIPSVKNKLETLCKVGLGYLKLGQSSTTLSGGEAQRIKITRELSKRSTGQTIYLLDEPTTGLHFHDVKKLIGVLNSLVEKGNTVVVIEHNLDVIKSADHIIDLGPEGGDKGGEIIAAGTPEEVAGNKKSFTGQFLSPLLIK comes from the coding sequence ATGGACACAATAAAAATACGGGGTGCAAGGGAGCACAATTTAAAGAATATTTCCCTTGAACTTCCAAGAGACAGACTAATTGTTATTACGGGCGTATCAGGATCAGGCAAGTCAACACTTGCTTTTGATACAATCTATGCAGAAGGTCAGAGAAGGTATGTAGAATCATTATCAGCATACGCAAGGCAGTTTCTCGGCCTTATGAATAAACCGGATGTTGACTCTATAGACGGACTATCTCCTGCAATATCAATAGAGCAGAAAACAACATCTAAAAATCCGCGAAGTACAGTTGGGACCGTAACAGAAATTTATGACTATCTGCGCCTTCTCTATGCACGCATAGGTCTGCCATTCTGTCCTAAGCATAATATTGTAATCGAATCAAGATCACCCGAAAAAATATCTGATAGTATAGAATCTGATTTTTCAGAATCAGTTACAATCTTATCTCCTGTAATACGTCAGAAAAAAGGAACATATCAGCATGTACTGAGAAGTCTGAACAATCAGGGTTATACAAGGGCCAGGGTTGATGGAAATATTGTCAGAACAGATGAGGAGATTGATTTGAAACGCTATGTAAAGCACGACATTGACATCGTAATCGACAGGTTAAATCCATCTGAAGATCGTTTTAGACTTGTTGAAGCAGTAGAATCTGCTGTTAATAATTCCGAAGGCCTTGTAATCGCTTTATCTGAGAGCGGCTTTGAAAAGAGTTACTCCTCAAAAATGGCATGCCCTGTTTGTGGTTTTTCCTATGATGAGCTACAGCCGAGAATGTTTTCGTTTAACAGTCCTTTTGGGGCATGTCCTGAATGCAACGGACTAGGGATAAAAATGGAGTTTGATCCGGATTTAATAATCCCTGACAAAACCAAATCATTATCAGAAGGTGCTGTCGCAACTTACAGAAATTTCTTAGACGGCTATCGTGTTCAGTATCTGGCGGCAGTAGCGAAACATTATGGATTTGATATCTTTACTCCTGTTAAAAATCTTACAAAAAACCAGTACAAAGCCCTGATGTATGGCTCAGATGATACAATAAAATTCAATATGAGTATGAAAGGTGGCGAAACTTCCTGGTCTCACAACGGAAAATGGGAGGGGCTTTTGCCACAGGCCTCAAGGCTTTACTGCCAGACAAAATCTGAATACCGTAAAAAAGAGCTTGAAAAATTTATGAGAGTCTCTCCCTGTCAAAAATGTAGTGGGAAAAGGCTTAGCGACAAGGCACTTTCTGTTAAAATTGCAGATAAATCAATAATTGATATTACTGACTTATCAATATCTTCATGTTTGAGTTTCTTTCAAAATATTGAACTGAATGAAAAAGATGCAGAAATAGCAAAACAGGTTTTAAAAGAGATAAAATCACGGCTGAAATTTCTTGAGGAGGTAGGACTTGGCTACCTTACACTTTCAAGAAATTCCGGAACTCTTTCCGGAGGCGAGGCACAGAGAATTCGTCTTGCAACACAAATTGGTTCTAATTTAATGGGCGTTTTGTATGTCCTTGATGAACCCTCAATCGGCCTTCATCAGCGCGATAACCATAAACTTATTGAAACTCTGCAAAAACTTCGTGATCTTGGAAACACGCTTGTTGTCGTGGAACATGACGAAGATACAATAAGAAAAGCAGACTATGTTGTTGATATAGGCCCTGGTGCAGGAGTCCATGGCGGATATATCGTATCAATAGGAACACCTGATGAAATAGAAAAAGACCCGTCTTCAATCACAGGAATGTATATGTCAGGGAAAGAGAAAATAAACGTTCCTACAAAAAGACGGATTTCTGAGTCTTTTATTCATATCAAAGGCTGTTCCGAAAACAACTTAAAATCAATTGACGCAGACATTCCACTCGGTGTATTCACGGCTGTTACAGGAGTTTCCGGAAGCGGAAAATCCACACTTATTTATGACACGCTATATCGTGCTCTTATGAAAGAGGTCAACAAATCACAAACAGAGTCTGGAAAATTTGAAGAACTCAGCTTTGATAATCCTGTTGACAAGGTAATTGTAATTGATCAAAGCCCAATTGGAAGGACACCCCGATCAAATCCGGCAACTTACACGAAAGTTTTTGATGATATCAGAAACATCTTTGCAGAGACAAAAGAGGCTAAAATTAGAGGATATAAACCCGGGAGGTTTTCTTTCAATGTTAAAGGAGGACGATGCGAAGCCTGTAGTGGAGACGGCCTAATAAAGATAGAGATGAACTTCCTCCCTGATGTTTATGTAGAATGTGAAGAGTGTAAAGGAAAAAGATATAATGCCGAAACACTTGAAGTCAAATATAAGGGAAAATCCATAGCTGATGTTCTGGATATGACAGTTGAAGAAGCCTATGAGATTTTTCAGAATATTCCGTCTGTTAAAAACAAACTTGAAACATTATGTAAAGTCGGACTTGGTTATTTAAAACTTGGACAGAGTTCAACCACTCTTTCGGGCGGAGAGGCTCAACGAATTAAAATAACACGTGAACTTTCAAAAAGATCAACCGGACAGACCATATATCTTCTTGATGAGCCAACAACAGGTCTTCATTTTCACGATGTGAAAAAATTGATAGGTGTTTTAAACTCTTTAGTTGAAAAGGGAAATACTGTCGTAGTGATAGAGCATAACCTAGATGTTATTAAATCGGCTGATCATATAATCGATCTCGGTCCTGAAGGAGGAGATAAGGGAGGAGAAATCATCGCAGCAGGAACGCCTGAAGAAGTAGCCGGAAATAAAAAAAGTTTTACAGGACAATTCCTTTCACCACTCTTAATAAAATAA
- a CDS encoding chemotaxis protein CheW: MIDVVQFDISGVHYALDIQIAREIVEMMPITPVPRAPAHIAGIINLRGEITNILNLNYLMGLPTDNSVENKKIIVLAPDAAQGSNVGLIVDDVHSVLRISEEDIDQIDEALSKEAYVKGIIKIKKEDSNDEENLVIWIDIGKIISENLSE; this comes from the coding sequence ATGATTGATGTTGTTCAGTTTGATATATCAGGGGTTCATTATGCCCTTGATATCCAGATTGCAAGAGAAATTGTTGAGATGATGCCCATCACGCCTGTCCCGAGAGCACCTGCTCACATTGCAGGAATTATAAATCTTAGGGGAGAGATTACAAATATTTTAAATTTAAACTACCTGATGGGTCTTCCAACAGACAATAGTGTAGAAAACAAAAAGATAATTGTTCTTGCGCCTGATGCTGCACAAGGCTCTAATGTTGGTTTAATTGTTGATGATGTCCACAGCGTATTACGAATCTCGGAAGAAGATATTGATCAGATAGATGAAGCTCTCTCAAAAGAGGCCTATGTAAAAGGCATTATCAAAATTAAAAAAGAAGATTCCAATGATGAAGAAAATCTGGTAATCTGGATCGATATCGGAAAAATAATTTCTGAAAACCTCTCAGAATAA
- a CDS encoding FKBP-type peptidyl-prolyl cis-trans isomerase → MVKTAGVKKGDIVSIHFTSRTLEGELFETSKNEEPLKIKIGDGKINPAFEEALTGMTVGEKTEIILPAEKAYGEYKKRLIFKMRKSGLNLLCDPNPGDIVSIKLPTGQKSLVSVVEITKKSIKVDANHPMAGKDLKYELELLEIQE, encoded by the coding sequence ATGGTAAAGACAGCCGGAGTTAAAAAAGGAGATATTGTATCAATTCATTTTACAAGCAGGACTCTGGAAGGAGAATTATTTGAGACATCAAAAAACGAAGAGCCACTAAAAATTAAGATCGGAGACGGAAAAATTAATCCGGCATTTGAAGAGGCTCTCACAGGAATGACTGTTGGTGAAAAAACAGAAATAATTCTTCCTGCTGAAAAAGCATATGGTGAATACAAAAAGCGTCTTATATTTAAGATGAGAAAATCCGGACTGAATCTCTTGTGTGATCCAAATCCCGGAGACATTGTGTCAATAAAACTTCCAACAGGACAAAAATCTCTTGTCAGTGTAGTAGAAATTACTAAAAAATCAATAAAGGTTGATGCAAATCATCCAATGGCAGGAAAAGACTTGAAATATGAACTTGAGCTTTTGGAGATTCAGGAATAA
- a CDS encoding CBS domain-containing protein has translation MKKFSDLIYLSPKDPCQIVFSTIDRTRHTGFPVIDNGQLVGIVTHRDIQPHKEDNLLISDIMNTSVYTLNTDSNLEEALSIMIENEIHHIPVVDNNDPKILLGFITSTDIMRSYTKKMTLDYKSVSNKYLKENLKF, from the coding sequence ATGAAAAAATTCAGTGACTTAATTTATTTAAGTCCAAAAGATCCCTGTCAAATTGTATTTTCTACAATTGACAGAACAAGACACACCGGTTTTCCTGTGATTGATAATGGTCAGCTTGTAGGCATAGTAACACACAGGGACATACAACCACATAAAGAGGATAATCTTTTAATCAGTGATATAATGAATACCTCGGTTTATACATTAAATACAGACTCAAATCTTGAAGAAGCGCTCTCTATTATGATAGAAAACGAGATTCACCATATACCTGTTGTTGATAACAATGATCCAAAAATTCTATTAGGATTTATAACATCTACAGACATCATGCGTTCATATACAAAGAAAATGACACTTGATTATAAATCTGTTAGTAATAAATATTTAAAAGAAAATTTGAAATTTTAA
- a CDS encoding methyl-accepting chemotaxis protein gives MINNEFGETVRNFIADKKKPIINPQAYNDEEREYAELIRLLMTEIQKIDSERENDIKEAQRLQKRAEAFLKDNPQGITVLAADKHRLDLNKEYERIWRGSYDELMAKKLYDFDITITGGDDFYASYETKKKAVSDMEIRWPDGDVSYLRLFQTPILDDNGEIDVNYYIYQDLTEDTVKLKEIQKLEQQSDSIVQENPMPIVLWNLDLSIRKSNKAFFDLSGYSENETQSLTANDFNYLAQSGRSLGQTIEAKAASHGEATIEFPSGIKTLERYNIPLFDVNGELDCILTVYNDITKLREEINNSEKLQKRAEAFLKDNPQGITVLAPDKHRLDLNKEYERIWRGSYEELMAKKLYDFDITITGGDDFYASYETRKRAVSDMEIRWEDGDVSYLRLFQTPILDENGEIDVNYYIYQDLTEQTKELKEIKKLQKRADTFLQDNPQGITVLAPDKHRLDLNKEYENIWRGSYEELMAKKLYDFDIDVTGDDFYASYETKKRAVSDMEIRWPDKTKSYLRLFQTPILDENGEIDVNYYIYQDRTPEVTQSLYMDKEVEKVASDLEAIAAGRPQDIKLDVGEADKYTKEIREKFVEITSSIGSVGNTLQDLITDIDTLVQAGQNGDLGVKAESIKYQGVYTELVDNLNNLMNAVATPLNEAMKLSNQYAEGNFTARFSNDIIVKGDFDKFRNELNNIGISVSENLKVANEVTKQVAVNSSEVTRGTDEVAKAAESVAFTSQKAADLTKELFESIDEINHQISDLSASNEEIASTSQEVYNAANHVVDIGKNAQVLGNDANKKMNNVEKIASESVVSINELTEKIKEVSNVVRMINAIAGQINLLALNAAIEAARAGEHGRGFAVVAGEVKNLAAEARSATESIDNVVSMVQVSSEKTAAAITSASNEIVDGVESVNKTIDALNTIITNAGQVSNDIGEITKAIEDQANISNNVVRSAENGTQKTRDVQKETEELAALAEEASASVEEIGSAIHEVGELVKKLEDANSRFKY, from the coding sequence ATGATAAACAATGAATTTGGTGAAACAGTCAGAAATTTTATTGCTGACAAAAAAAAGCCCATAATTAATCCACAGGCTTATAATGATGAAGAAAGAGAATATGCAGAATTAATCAGACTCCTGATGACGGAGATTCAAAAGATTGACTCTGAAAGAGAAAATGACATTAAAGAGGCACAAAGACTTCAGAAACGTGCCGAAGCATTCTTAAAAGACAATCCTCAGGGAATTACTGTTTTAGCGGCTGATAAGCACAGGCTGGATTTAAACAAGGAGTATGAACGCATCTGGCGTGGCAGTTATGATGAATTAATGGCCAAAAAGCTCTATGACTTTGATATAACAATCACCGGCGGAGACGATTTCTATGCATCATATGAAACCAAGAAAAAAGCAGTTTCGGATATGGAGATTCGCTGGCCTGATGGTGATGTTAGTTACCTGAGACTTTTCCAGACGCCAATTCTTGATGATAACGGAGAAATTGATGTTAATTACTACATCTATCAGGACTTAACCGAGGATACTGTAAAACTAAAAGAGATTCAGAAATTAGAACAGCAGTCTGATTCCATAGTCCAGGAAAATCCAATGCCTATTGTCCTTTGGAATCTGGATCTTTCAATCAGAAAATCTAACAAAGCCTTCTTTGATCTCTCAGGATATTCTGAAAATGAAACACAGAGTCTAACTGCAAATGACTTTAATTATCTGGCACAATCCGGGCGGTCTCTTGGCCAGACGATTGAAGCAAAAGCCGCAAGCCATGGAGAGGCAACAATTGAATTCCCATCAGGAATTAAAACTCTTGAAAGATATAATATCCCCTTGTTTGACGTTAATGGGGAATTAGACTGTATTTTAACTGTTTATAATGACATAACCAAATTAAGGGAAGAAATTAATAATTCTGAAAAACTTCAGAAGCGTGCCGAAGCATTCTTAAAAGACAATCCTCAGGGAATTACTGTTTTAGCGCCTGACAAGCACAGGCTTGATTTAAACAAAGAGTATGAACGCATCTGGCGTGGCAGTTATGAAGAATTGATGGCCAAAAAGCTCTATGACTTTGACATAACCATCACCGGCGGAGATGATTTCTATGCATCATATGAAACCAGGAAGAGAGCAGTTTCAGATATGGAGATCAGATGGGAAGACGGCGATGTAAGTTATCTGAGACTTTTCCAGACACCGATTCTTGATGAAAACGGAGAAATTGATGTCAACTACTATATCTATCAGGATCTTACTGAACAGACAAAGGAACTAAAAGAAATTAAGAAACTTCAAAAACGTGCTGATACTTTCTTACAGGACAATCCTCAGGGAATTACTGTTTTGGCGCCAGACAAGCACAGACTGGATTTGAATAAGGAATATGAAAATATCTGGCGTGGCAGTTATGAAGAATTGATGGCCAAAAAGCTCTATGACTTCGATATTGACGTCACAGGTGATGATTTCTATGCATCATATGAAACCAAGAAGAGAGCAGTTTCAGATATGGAGATCAGATGGCCTGATAAAACAAAGTCATACCTGAGACTTTTCCAGACGCCGATTCTTGATGAAAACGGAGAAATTGATGTTAATTATTATATCTATCAGGACAGGACCCCTGAAGTAACACAAAGCCTCTATATGGACAAAGAAGTAGAGAAAGTTGCATCTGATCTTGAAGCAATTGCGGCAGGAAGGCCACAGGACATAAAGCTTGATGTGGGCGAAGCAGATAAATACACAAAAGAAATACGTGAGAAATTTGTGGAAATTACATCCTCAATAGGATCTGTAGGCAATACACTTCAGGATTTAATAACTGATATCGATACACTTGTTCAGGCAGGACAAAACGGTGATCTCGGTGTAAAAGCTGAAAGTATAAAGTATCAGGGTGTTTACACAGAACTTGTTGATAACCTCAACAATCTTATGAATGCAGTTGCAACACCTCTGAATGAAGCAATGAAATTGTCCAATCAGTATGCAGAAGGCAACTTTACTGCGAGATTCTCAAATGATATCATAGTGAAAGGAGACTTTGATAAGTTCAGAAATGAGCTTAATAATATCGGAATAAGTGTATCTGAAAATCTTAAAGTAGCAAATGAAGTAACAAAACAGGTTGCTGTTAATTCATCCGAAGTCACCCGTGGAACAGATGAGGTCGCAAAAGCGGCTGAGAGTGTTGCATTTACAAGCCAGAAAGCGGCTGATTTAACCAAAGAACTGTTTGAAAGCATTGATGAGATAAATCATCAGATATCAGATCTCTCTGCATCCAATGAAGAGATTGCAAGTACTTCACAAGAAGTTTATAATGCGGCAAATCATGTTGTTGATATCGGAAAGAATGCTCAGGTCTTAGGAAATGATGCAAACAAGAAGATGAACAACGTAGAAAAGATTGCAAGTGAAAGTGTTGTCAGCATTAATGAGCTGACTGAAAAGATAAAAGAAGTTAGTAATGTTGTCAGAATGATCAACGCAATTGCCGGCCAGATTAATCTCTTAGCACTCAATGCCGCAATAGAAGCCGCACGTGCAGGTGAGCATGGAAGAGGATTTGCAGTTGTTGCAGGAGAAGTTAAAAACTTAGCCGCAGAAGCAAGATCTGCAACAGAGTCAATAGACAACGTTGTGTCAATGGTTCAGGTAAGCAGTGAAAAGACAGCCGCTGCCATAACATCAGCCAGCAATGAAATAGTTGATGGTGTCGAAAGTGTAAACAAGACAATTGATGCATTAAATACCATCATTACGAATGCAGGACAGGTCTCAAACGATATTGGCGAAATTACAAAGGCAATTGAGGACCAGGCTAATATCTCAAACAACGTTGTACGCTCTGCAGAGAATGGAACGCAAAAAACCAGGGATGTTCAGAAAGAAACAGAGGAGCTTGCGGCACTTGCAGAAGAAGCCAGTGCATCTGTTGAGGAGATTGGAAGTGCAATTCACGAAGTTGGCGAACTTGTAAAGAAGCTGGAGGATGCAAATTCCAGGTTCAAATACTGA
- the uvrC gene encoding excinuclease ABC subunit UvrC — MPDLSLIPDNPGCYLYKDNKGNVIYVGKAKNLKKRVSSYFNRTITDLKTKALLKSIDSIDYIITDTEVEALILENNLIKRYQPKYNIDLKDSKNYAYIKISDEKYPAIRIARKKEASGEYFGPFVSARERDYLLSVVKKIFRLRSCKKIKKKGCLRAHIDTCSAPCIGKISEEEYKNQVRKAESVLNGNTKEIIHSLELEMKEKSESLDFEAAMVLREQIEALKNLATRQHVDRNKFTDEDIINYSVRDGVFYLILFSVYNGCLADKQEFVFDAGEDSLEEFIIQYYSENEPPSELILPVETDSALNEFLTERKERKVTITVPKKGDKKVLLDLVYQNVESVFFGGEIKVKELKKRLHLSENPDIIECFDISHLSGTNMVGSMVQFRYGKPDKRNYRRFKIKTVDKIDDFASIAEVVKRRYFRLKNDGLNFPDLIIIDGGKGQLSAAKKSLDELNVKIPIISVAKREEEIFVPGFSSPLPLKKNEKASLFIQEIRDEAHRFAISYNRLLKSKEIKDNYRIK; from the coding sequence ATGCCTGACCTTTCGCTTATACCTGATAATCCCGGCTGTTATCTCTATAAAGATAACAAAGGCAATGTAATCTATGTAGGTAAAGCAAAAAATCTGAAAAAAAGGGTTTCAAGCTACTTTAACAGAACCATTACTGATTTAAAGACAAAAGCACTTTTAAAATCAATAGATTCAATCGACTACATTATAACCGATACTGAAGTGGAGGCACTGATTCTTGAGAATAATCTTATCAAGAGATATCAGCCAAAATATAATATTGATTTAAAAGATTCAAAAAATTACGCTTATATCAAAATTTCTGATGAAAAATATCCGGCAATTCGTATAGCAAGAAAAAAAGAGGCTTCGGGTGAATATTTTGGGCCTTTCGTCTCAGCCAGAGAGCGTGATTATCTTCTTTCAGTAGTTAAAAAAATATTTCGACTCCGATCCTGCAAAAAAATAAAAAAAAAGGGTTGTCTCAGAGCACACATTGACACCTGCAGTGCTCCATGCATTGGGAAAATTTCAGAAGAGGAATATAAAAATCAGGTTAGAAAGGCTGAATCTGTTCTAAATGGGAATACTAAAGAGATTATACATTCTCTTGAGCTGGAAATGAAGGAAAAATCAGAATCACTTGATTTTGAAGCGGCAATGGTTCTTCGCGAACAGATTGAAGCCTTAAAAAATCTTGCAACCAGACAACATGTGGACAGGAATAAATTTACTGATGAAGACATTATAAATTACTCAGTAAGGGACGGTGTTTTTTACCTCATCCTTTTTTCTGTTTACAATGGCTGTCTGGCAGATAAACAGGAGTTTGTCTTTGATGCAGGCGAAGATTCACTTGAAGAGTTTATTATTCAGTATTATTCAGAAAATGAACCGCCATCAGAGCTTATTTTGCCTGTTGAAACAGACTCTGCATTAAATGAGTTTTTAACAGAGAGAAAAGAACGAAAAGTAACCATAACTGTTCCCAAAAAAGGTGATAAAAAAGTTCTTCTGGATTTAGTTTACCAGAACGTTGAATCTGTCTTTTTTGGAGGTGAAATAAAAGTAAAAGAACTAAAAAAGCGTCTTCATCTTTCTGAAAATCCTGATATTATAGAATGCTTTGATATTTCACATCTTTCGGGAACTAATATGGTAGGTTCAATGGTTCAGTTTCGATATGGAAAACCTGACAAAAGAAACTACAGGAGATTTAAAATTAAGACAGTTGACAAAATTGATGATTTTGCATCAATAGCAGAAGTTGTCAAAAGACGATATTTTAGACTTAAAAACGATGGTCTAAATTTTCCTGATCTCATTATTATTGATGGCGGAAAAGGTCAGTTATCAGCCGCAAAAAAATCTCTTGATGAGTTAAATGTAAAAATTCCAATAATTTCAGTTGCTAAAAGAGAAGAAGAAATTTTTGTTCCAGGATTCTCCTCCCCTCTGCCTCTTAAAAAAAATGAAAAGGCTTCTTTATTTATTCAGGAGATACGGGATGAGGCGCACAGATTTGCTATAAGTTACAACCGGCTTTTAAAATCAAAAGAGATTAAAGATAACTACAGGATAAAATAA